From the genome of Neisseria sp. oral taxon 014 str. F0314:
AATTCGGTATTGAAGAAATGTTCGTCCATTGCATGGGCGCCGCGCAGAAACTCGCGGAAGTTTTCGGGACCGACGGCCACCATCATCGGAAAACCGATGGTCGACCAGATGGAGTAGCGTCCGCCGACCCAGTCGAACATACCGAATACGCGTTCGGGGGGGATACCGAATTTAATGGCGGCGCCGACATTGCTGGAAATGGCGCAGAAGTGGTGGGAAATGCCTTCTTCAGGCAGGCCGTGTTGCAGGTACCAGTCGCGGGCCGCCTGTCCGTTGAGCAAGGTTTCCGGCGTACCGAAAGATTTGCTGGCAATGCTGAATACGGTTGTTTCCGGGTCGAGTGCCGTCAAGGTTTGAGCGATGTCGGCATCGTCGGAGTTGCTGACGAAATGCACGCGCACGCCGGTACGGTAAAAATAGAGTGCCTGTGCGCCCATCTGCGGCCCTAAATCCGAACCGCCGATGCCGATGTGGACAAGGTCGGTAATGCGTTTGCCGGTAATACCGGTGTGCGAACCGTCAATGATGCTTCCGGCGAACGAAAGGGCGCGATTAAGCTCGGTATGCACTTTGGGAACGATATTCTCACCGTCCACCATAATCGGGTCGGCGTTTTCGGGCAGACGCAGGGCGATATGCAGCGAGGCGCGGTTTTCACTGGTGTTGATTTTGTCGCCGCGGCGCATAGCCTGCATTCGTTGCTTAACCTGCGCGCTGTCGGCCAGATTGCACAGCAGGGTCAGGGTTTCTTCAGTGATGCGGTTTTTGCTGTAATCGAACAATAGCCCGTGCAACGTTTCATGCATCGCATCAAAACGGTTTGCATCGGCAGCGAACAGGTCGCGCATATGGAGTTGGGATGTGGCTTGTTGGTGTTCGGCCAGTTTTTGCCATGCTGGGGATTGGGTAGTCATAAGGCTTTCTTTCATGGGTTTGAGGTTTGAGGAAACTCGGATGCGGCAGGCGGGGTGTTGCCCCGCAACCTGCTGAATTTAAAGGAAATGGCCTGTGTGTATTATTCTTGTTTGATAAAAATATTTATAAATCAATAGAATATCTTAGATGTTTGGCGTGTAAATTTCAAGGCGGTTTCGGGCCGGACGGCTGTTTTTCAGATATTTTCAGACGGCCTCTGTCGGTGTTTGGCCTTGTCCGCAGGCCGGCTTAACACTTCCGCTGCAATCTGATTGTTATTTTATTACTTTTAGAAGCAAATTTTGTATGCCTAAATGAAAATAGAGAACGAAATAGCAATATTTTTGACTTGTAACAATATGTCGGGTAACAAAATTTTAAAAATTAGAATAAATGCGCGAAAAAAAGGCGGCATGGTTAAGAAGTGTATGTTTTACGCTCGGAGATTGCTTGATTTCGGTCAATTTTGTATTAAAAATACAGTATGACACCGATGTCAGTTGTGATATGCTTTGTAACAATATTGAAAATTACAGCGGTGTGTAGGACGGTTTGATGGCTACCATTTATGATGTTGCCGCCCGCGCCGGCGTTTCCCCGAAAACGGTCAGCCGTGTAATTAACGGTGATGCGGCGGTAAGTGACGCGACGCGTGAAAAAGTAGAGACAGCGATTGCGGCATTGGGCTATATCCCGTCTTCCGCCGCGCGGATTATGCGTTCCAACCGTTCGGGGCTGGTCGGGTTGATTACCGGTGCGATTTCGCGCACCGGCGAGGCGTTCCGCGTGCACGGTCTGCCCGACATGTTCCTGATTAAAGGCATCCAGCAGCAGATGCGTGCGGCGGGTAAAACGCTGATGATTGCCGATACGGCAAACCGGGCCGATCAAATCGAGCCGCTTATCCGCACCTTCATGGAACACCGTGCCGAGGGCATCCTTTATGTGGCCGAATACCATCAGGAAGTCGCCTTGCCCGAAATCACGAATGCCTGTCCGATCGTGTTGGTTAACTGTTTCGATGCGTCGGGTACGCCGTCGGTGCTGCCCGACGATGAACAGGGGCAATACGATTTGGTGCGGCAGATTATCCGGCACGGCCATACGCGCATTGCCTACGTTACCCTGCCGCCGGGCATAGAAGCCACAAGGCTGCGCATCCAAGGTTACCGTCGCGCGCTGGAAGGTGCGGGCATTGCGTTTGATCCTGAGCTGCTGCAAACGGGATACCCCGACCATAGTAACGACAGCGAACCGTTGTTGGCGGCAATTCTGCGCCTGACGGCCCTGCCGCAGCCGCCGAGCGTCATCTGCTGCGGCAACGATGAAATGGCGGTGCGTGTGTACGGTATCCTGCGGACGAGGGGATTGCGCGTGCCGGAACAGGTTTCCGTGGCCGGCTACGACAATCATAGCGCGATTGCGGAAACGCTGTTTCCGCCGCTGACCAGTACCGAGCTGCCTTATATGCGCATGGGCGCGCTGGCGGCAGATATGCTGCTGGGCGCGGCCGACGGCAAAAAAGAAACGGGACATATCGTCCGGGTTGCCGGAGAAACCATATGGCGGCAGTCTGTCGTCAGCCTGAAATGAATCAACGAGGCGGGCTTCTTCCTAAACGGGAGGCCGTCTGAAACAATCCGCCGTTCTGTTTTGGGAAGCGGGTTTGGGATAAGCGGGAAAATATTTAATTTGGTTTTGTTATAAGAACCAAGGCTGCGGGCGAAACC
Proteins encoded in this window:
- the pgi gene encoding glucose-6-phosphate isomerase, with product MTTQSPAWQKLAEHQQATSQLHMRDLFAADANRFDAMHETLHGLLFDYSKNRITEETLTLLCNLADSAQVKQRMQAMRRGDKINTSENRASLHIALRLPENADPIMVDGENIVPKVHTELNRALSFAGSIIDGSHTGITGKRITDLVHIGIGGSDLGPQMGAQALYFYRTGVRVHFVSNSDDADIAQTLTALDPETTVFSIASKSFGTPETLLNGQAARDWYLQHGLPEEGISHHFCAISSNVGAAIKFGIPPERVFGMFDWVGGRYSIWSTIGFPMMVAVGPENFREFLRGAHAMDEHFFNTEFRHNIPVLMALLNVWYNNFYHSDGHTTVPYSHNMRRFTAWLNQLDMESCGKQRTIDGKPVDCITGGIIFGEEGPNCQHAYFQLLHQGTRLIPADFIVPMTTPYGIGRQNRFTVANAFAQAEALMKGKTLEEARAELSALPEAEREKLAPQKEFPGNRPSNSFLFDKLDPFNLGMLMAAYEHRTFVQGVIWNINPFDQWGVEYGKVLAKAIEPELESGTSAHDSSTNGLVAFYRQCQK
- a CDS encoding LacI family DNA-binding transcriptional regulator — translated: MATIYDVAARAGVSPKTVSRVINGDAAVSDATREKVETAIAALGYIPSSAARIMRSNRSGLVGLITGAISRTGEAFRVHGLPDMFLIKGIQQQMRAAGKTLMIADTANRADQIEPLIRTFMEHRAEGILYVAEYHQEVALPEITNACPIVLVNCFDASGTPSVLPDDEQGQYDLVRQIIRHGHTRIAYVTLPPGIEATRLRIQGYRRALEGAGIAFDPELLQTGYPDHSNDSEPLLAAILRLTALPQPPSVICCGNDEMAVRVYGILRTRGLRVPEQVSVAGYDNHSAIAETLFPPLTSTELPYMRMGALAADMLLGAADGKKETGHIVRVAGETIWRQSVVSLK